The genomic region GCTCTCCCCGGTAGCGATCACATAGTCATCGGGCTTGTCGTGTTGTAACATTAAATACATCGATTCGACGTATTCGGGTGCCCAGCCCCAATCTCTTCTGATGTCAATATTTCCTAAGTTAATTTTTTCTGGACTTCCTTTAGCGATACGACAAACAGCGCTGATGATTTTTTGAGTGACAAATCTTTCAGGTCGTAAAGGAGAATCGTGATTAAATAAGATTCCAGAACAAGCAAATAAGCCATAAGCTTCACGATAGTTAGCAACTTGCCAAAAAGCAGCAGATTTAGCCACCGCGTAGGGACTTCTCGGACGAAAGGGTGTATTTTCATGGGCTTGAGCACCACCAATATCTCCGAAACACTCGCTAGAACCCGCATTATAAAATTTAATGGGAGCTTCAGTAAAGCGAATAGCTTCTAAGAAATTCAAAGTACCAAAAGAAATACTTTCTAGAGTTTCTACGGGTTGTTCAAAAGAAAGACTCACAGAACTTTGACCAGCAAGATTATAAACCTCGTCGGGTTCGACTTTTTTTAGTACTTGTAAAACACTGCGAAAATCGTTGAGAGCCATGGATTTAAGC from Gloeocapsa sp. PCC 73106 harbors:
- a CDS encoding GDP-mannose 4,6-dehydratase; its protein translation is MKKALICGISGQDGAYLAQLLLQKAYQVYGTSRDAQISSFSNLSRLNILEAVQLKSMALNDFRSVLQVLKKVEPDEVYNLAGQSSVSLSFEQPVETLESISFGTLNFLEAIRFTEAPIKFYNAGSSECFGDIGGAQAHENTPFRPRSPYAVAKSAAFWQVANYREAYGLFACSGILFNHDSPLRPERFVTQKIISAVCRIAKGSPEKINLGNIDIRRDWGWAPEYVESMYLMLQHDKPDDYVIATGESYSLAEFLDKAFAYFNLNWQDHVLSDAKLLRPTELMVSMGDPSKAKKQLGWKATSKMPDVVRMMIESRL